In a single window of the Rhineura floridana isolate rRhiFlo1 chromosome 3, rRhiFlo1.hap2, whole genome shotgun sequence genome:
- the GRXCR2 gene encoding glutaredoxin domain-containing cysteine-rich protein 2 isoform X1, whose amino-acid sequence MDELQRKLSQRHDSRSQKVRFKISSAYSGRVLKQVYEDGQELEIPQEECSHSFRHWDFEPRDNFFGIGEGPGSRFCPPAKLNAQRISVFREGNKYTLTGSPSLLNDHQAEESHMDPPILDFGKIIIYTSNLKIIRTPMNKKELVRKIMQNEGLDDWSLMYHEGRRETSSNQSDGNIKDTEYKLVHNQPAQEVDDEISCSQCKGSGSAPCSVCHGSKFSMLANRFKESYRALRCPACNESGQQPCQTCVH is encoded by the exons ATGGATGAGCTTCAGAGAAAACTGAGCCAGAGGCATGATTCAAGATCCCAAAAAGTGAGATTCAAAATCTCCTCAGCATACAGTGGCCGAGTCTTAAAGCAGGTATATGAAGATGGACAGGAACTTGAGATCCCACAGGAAGAATGTTCTCATAGTTTTCGGCACTGGGACTTTGAACCCAGAGACAATTTCTTTGGGATTGGTGAAGGCCCAGGATCCAGATTTTGTCCACCAGCTAAATTGAATGCACAGAGGATCAGTGTATTCAGAGAAGGGAACAAATACACCCTCACAGGTAGTCCTTCCCTCTTAAATGACCATCAGGCAGAGGAGAGCCATATG GATCCCCCCATTTTAGATTTTGGGAAGATTATCATCTACACTAGCAATCTGAAAATCATCCGAACACCAATGAATAAGAAAGAGCTGGTGAGAAAAATCATGCAGAACGAAGGTCTTGATGACTGGTCCTTaatgtatcatgaaggaagaagaGAAACTAGTAGTAACCAAAGTGATGGGAACATAAAGGATACTGAATACAAGCTTGTTCACAACCAGCCTGCACAG GAAGTGGATGATGAGATCAGTTGCTCTCAATGTAAGGGATCAGGCTCTGCACCCTGCTCTGTGTGCCACGGAAGCAAGTTTTCAATGTTGGCGAACCGATTTAAAGAGTCCTACAGAGCTCTGCGATGCCCTGCTTGTAATGAAAGTGGCCAGCAACCCTGCCAGACCTGTGTCCATTGA
- the GRXCR2 gene encoding glutaredoxin domain-containing cysteine-rich protein 2 isoform X2, translating into MDELQRKLSQRHDSRSQKVRFKISSAYSGRVLKQVYEDGQELEIPQEECSHSFRHWDFEPRDNFFGIGEGPGSRFCPPAKLNAQRISVFREGNKYTLTGSPSLLNDHQAEESHMDPPILDFGKIIIYTSNLKIIRTPMNKKELVRKIMQNEGLDDWSLMYHEGRRETSSNQSDGNIKDTEYKLVHNQPAQIPSLEFPCMLIGSHHLLLWGGKSHEELRERNLQRSEESGLPIPGSG; encoded by the exons ATGGATGAGCTTCAGAGAAAACTGAGCCAGAGGCATGATTCAAGATCCCAAAAAGTGAGATTCAAAATCTCCTCAGCATACAGTGGCCGAGTCTTAAAGCAGGTATATGAAGATGGACAGGAACTTGAGATCCCACAGGAAGAATGTTCTCATAGTTTTCGGCACTGGGACTTTGAACCCAGAGACAATTTCTTTGGGATTGGTGAAGGCCCAGGATCCAGATTTTGTCCACCAGCTAAATTGAATGCACAGAGGATCAGTGTATTCAGAGAAGGGAACAAATACACCCTCACAGGTAGTCCTTCCCTCTTAAATGACCATCAGGCAGAGGAGAGCCATATG GATCCCCCCATTTTAGATTTTGGGAAGATTATCATCTACACTAGCAATCTGAAAATCATCCGAACACCAATGAATAAGAAAGAGCTGGTGAGAAAAATCATGCAGAACGAAGGTCTTGATGACTGGTCCTTaatgtatcatgaaggaagaagaGAAACTAGTAGTAACCAAAGTGATGGGAACATAAAGGATACTGAATACAAGCTTGTTCACAACCAGCCTGCACAG ATCCCATCACTAGAAttcccttgcatgctgattggctcacaccaTCTGCTGTTGTGGGGAGGAAAGAGTCATGAGGAGTTGAGAGAGAGAAATTTACAGAGAAGTGAGGAGAGTGGACTGCCAATCCCAG GAAGTGGATGA